One stretch of Qipengyuania gelatinilytica DNA includes these proteins:
- a CDS encoding WS/DGAT/MGAT family O-acyltransferase: MQQLQGMDASFVALETRNSPMHIGSILIYNPETAPGGFVRFKDILGFIESRLQLSTTMRQRLVRVPFDLDYPYWIEDPDFDLEYHVRHVALPQPGDWRQLCIQAARVFARPLDLTRPPWEITVVEGLSNIEGIPKGSYAYITKVHHAAIDGMSGIDLMEATHTLRPDEPPPPGPDNWKPEKLPNPAELLGRSYMNAITNPLKQLEVAAKAAPGLAKALKGLAAKEFDVSTEMIAPKTRFNRKISPHRVVEGVSVALDDIKAIRTAAEGAKVNDVFLAIIGGAMRRYLEDKGELPKKTLTAMAPISVRAKDEKNSMGNQVAAMIAPLGTHIADPVERLEWVHDRTKNSKAMTDALGARNMTEMSKASPALFMALGAQLYSRLSLANRGVGPIFSTVVTNVPGPPIPIYSAGAKMESMMGLLCLTDGLGLGHVVQSYTDEATIAFTADREMMPDPEFYRECIQQSFEELKKAAKTAEKPAPTNKKKPSSPKKGATKPAAKKRAAPKKKTPAKPAAAKATSKGGTKGVASRSKTSSKRKTAAPKGKGTSKT, from the coding sequence ATGCAGCAGCTTCAGGGCATGGATGCCAGCTTTGTCGCGCTCGAAACGCGCAATTCGCCGATGCACATCGGCTCGATCCTTATTTACAATCCCGAGACCGCGCCCGGCGGCTTCGTGCGGTTCAAGGACATCCTCGGCTTTATCGAAAGCCGCCTGCAGCTTTCCACCACCATGCGCCAGCGGCTGGTGCGCGTACCGTTCGACCTCGACTATCCCTATTGGATCGAGGATCCCGATTTCGACCTCGAATACCATGTCAGGCACGTTGCCCTGCCGCAGCCGGGCGACTGGCGGCAGCTGTGCATCCAGGCTGCCCGCGTTTTTGCCCGCCCGCTCGACCTGACCCGCCCGCCCTGGGAGATCACCGTGGTCGAAGGGCTGTCCAATATCGAAGGCATCCCAAAGGGCAGCTACGCCTATATCACCAAGGTCCACCACGCCGCGATCGACGGGATGAGCGGGATCGACCTCATGGAAGCGACGCACACGCTGCGTCCCGACGAACCGCCTCCGCCCGGACCGGACAACTGGAAGCCCGAAAAGCTGCCCAACCCTGCCGAACTGCTCGGCCGCAGCTACATGAATGCGATCACCAATCCGCTGAAACAGCTCGAGGTCGCGGCCAAGGCCGCCCCCGGCCTTGCCAAGGCATTGAAGGGACTTGCCGCGAAGGAATTCGACGTCTCGACCGAGATGATCGCGCCCAAGACCCGCTTCAACCGCAAGATCTCGCCCCACCGCGTTGTCGAAGGCGTCAGCGTGGCCCTCGACGATATCAAGGCGATCCGCACCGCGGCGGAGGGCGCAAAGGTCAACGACGTGTTCCTCGCCATCATAGGCGGCGCGATGCGGCGCTATCTGGAAGACAAGGGCGAACTGCCCAAGAAGACGCTCACCGCCATGGCACCGATCTCGGTCCGCGCGAAGGACGAGAAAAACTCGATGGGCAACCAGGTCGCGGCCATGATCGCGCCTCTGGGCACGCATATCGCGGACCCGGTGGAACGGCTCGAATGGGTGCATGACCGCACGAAGAATTCCAAGGCGATGACCGACGCATTGGGCGCGCGGAACATGACCGAGATGAGCAAGGCCAGCCCTGCGCTGTTCATGGCACTCGGCGCGCAGCTCTATTCGCGGCTCAGCCTTGCCAATCGCGGCGTGGGGCCGATCTTTTCGACCGTGGTGACCAATGTCCCCGGTCCGCCGATCCCGATCTATTCGGCAGGCGCGAAGATGGAGAGCATGATGGGGCTCCTTTGCCTCACCGACGGTCTCGGGCTCGGTCATGTGGTGCAAAGCTACACCGACGAGGCAACGATTGCCTTCACTGCCGACCGCGAAATGATGCCCGACCCGGAATTCTACCGCGAATGCATCCAGCAAAGCTTTGAAGAGCTTAAGAAAGCCGCGAAAACTGCGGAAAAGCCAGCGCCAACTAACAAAAAGAAACCATCTTCGCCTAAGAAGGGTGCGACCAAGCCTGCCGCCAAGAAGCGGGCTGCTCCAAAGAAGAAAACGCCCGCAAAACCTGCCGCCGCCAAAGCGACGAGCAAGGGGGGCACCAAAGGGGTCGCCAGCCGTTCAAAGACATCCTCGAAGAGGAAAACGGCTGCCCCGAAAGGGAAAGGAACATCCAAAACGTGA
- a CDS encoding NAD(P)/FAD-dependent oxidoreductase: MSDSFDAIILGAGAAGLMCAARAGQLGKRVLVLEKAEKPGKKILISGGGRCNFTNIGAGPANYLSGNPHFAKSALARYTPRDFLALIESYDIAWHEKTLGQLFCDGSSKQIVEMLLEECAQSRKVGGDVEVRCNAEVTAVEHEDGRFAVMANGQIVTAPALVIATGGPSIPKMGATGFAYDLARQFGLKVVEPRPALVPLTLGGEELLFREISGVSAPVVASAGKASFPEAALFTHRGLSGPSILQISSYWKPGEEVGIDFLPQSSGDWLLDRKRETPRATLRSVLREALPDRLADILAEKLGIDTELGNASDKALRAAQERLKRWTFRPSGTEGFAKAEVTVGGISTAELSSKTMEAKKVPGLFAIGEAVDVTGWLGGYNFQWAWASGVAAGEAL, encoded by the coding sequence ATGTCCGATAGTTTTGACGCTATAATCCTCGGCGCCGGTGCAGCCGGGCTGATGTGCGCCGCGCGTGCGGGCCAATTGGGCAAGCGCGTGCTGGTGCTCGAGAAGGCGGAAAAGCCGGGCAAGAAAATCCTGATCTCGGGCGGCGGGCGGTGTAATTTCACCAATATCGGCGCGGGGCCGGCGAACTACCTTTCCGGCAATCCGCATTTCGCCAAGTCCGCCCTCGCCCGATATACCCCTCGCGACTTTCTCGCGCTGATCGAAAGCTACGATATCGCATGGCACGAGAAGACGCTGGGCCAGCTGTTCTGTGACGGTTCCTCGAAACAGATCGTCGAGATGCTGCTCGAAGAATGCGCCCAATCCAGAAAAGTTGGGGGCGATGTCGAAGTCCGCTGCAACGCAGAGGTAACGGCTGTCGAGCATGAGGATGGCCGTTTCGCCGTGATGGCAAACGGGCAGATCGTGACCGCACCGGCGCTCGTGATCGCGACCGGTGGCCCCTCGATCCCCAAGATGGGCGCTACCGGCTTTGCCTATGACCTTGCCCGGCAATTCGGGCTCAAGGTGGTCGAGCCTCGCCCTGCCCTCGTCCCGCTGACGCTGGGCGGCGAGGAACTCCTGTTTCGCGAAATTTCGGGGGTGTCGGCACCGGTTGTCGCCAGTGCGGGCAAGGCCAGCTTCCCCGAGGCTGCACTCTTCACCCATCGCGGGCTGTCTGGCCCCTCGATCCTGCAGATTTCTTCCTACTGGAAACCCGGCGAGGAAGTCGGCATCGATTTCCTGCCCCAGTCCTCGGGCGACTGGCTGCTCGACCGCAAGCGCGAGACACCGCGCGCAACCTTACGTTCGGTACTGCGCGAGGCGCTTCCTGACCGGCTCGCCGACATCCTTGCCGAGAAGCTCGGGATAGACACCGAGCTGGGCAATGCGAGCGACAAGGCGCTGCGAGCGGCACAGGAACGCCTGAAGCGCTGGACCTTCCGCCCATCGGGCACAGAAGGCTTTGCCAAGGCCGAAGTCACCGTGGGCGGCATCTCGACCGCGGAACTCTCGTCCAAGACCATGGAAGCGAAGAAAGTCCCCGGCCTGTTTGCCATCGGCGAGGCGGTCGACGTGACCGGCTGGCTCGGCGGATATAACTTCCAGTGGGCCTGGGCGAGCGGCGTTGCGGCGGGTGAGGCGCTCTAA
- a CDS encoding SGNH/GDSL hydrolase family protein — MPNPVAKKSYANLLSADVLDVSAVYILGDSLVDAGNALGLAEWYDSLPFAALPEGAPTEDLGYFDGRFSNGYTYADLLANRLVGSPSEPVFPFGYDDPWIGIPIAPFRGDPRGDSLNFAYGGAQIIRGEEFVSGLDEQTDALRDAVDGRFDAGDLVILTMGGNDVRELASAGGPLGTRYDARLDLQSSAAELLQELSQLVSRGLQQIVLTGIPDVGLIPHYDVDGDGVLDGSPGEGGGWKGYFEEYHFAQRASEYSAYLDQLIRTEVVPQLEALGATVHYVPLADVTDADGNVIEQGALEAVLPTIAALNGLTIDEMKADWLECSDLVFFDTVHPNAQVHALVGSFIAAEIEGSEWVEVMPMLEAEVREAFSGSIAAAGETEAFLVSLKKGVEYTLNVLGMSTLGTDGSLADPTLVVTTLKGWAVNSYIGQSGDDAGLGFDGNYVFVAPYTGRFYLVVGGEGSLTGDFQLRIGVVDSGTIAAIPFGKEAIFAGAFGEAATFAAFPEPDRPALDDLSSAHLQVV; from the coding sequence ATGCCAAATCCAGTCGCGAAGAAATCCTACGCAAACCTGCTGTCCGCCGATGTGCTGGATGTTTCCGCAGTTTACATTCTCGGCGACAGCCTCGTCGATGCGGGCAATGCGCTGGGCCTTGCCGAGTGGTACGACAGCCTGCCCTTCGCCGCTTTGCCCGAGGGTGCGCCGACCGAAGACCTTGGCTATTTCGACGGACGGTTTTCCAATGGCTATACCTATGCCGACCTGCTGGCGAACCGCTTGGTCGGATCGCCGAGCGAGCCGGTCTTTCCCTTTGGATATGACGACCCTTGGATTGGCATCCCCATTGCGCCCTTCCGCGGCGATCCGAGGGGCGACAGCCTGAATTTCGCCTATGGCGGCGCGCAGATCATCCGCGGCGAGGAATTCGTTTCCGGCCTCGATGAACAGACAGATGCCTTGCGCGATGCAGTCGACGGGCGCTTCGATGCGGGCGATCTGGTCATCCTGACCATGGGCGGGAACGATGTCCGCGAACTGGCATCGGCTGGTGGACCGCTTGGTACGCGTTACGATGCACGTCTCGACCTGCAAAGCTCGGCAGCCGAACTCTTGCAGGAGCTAAGCCAGCTGGTGTCGCGCGGCCTCCAGCAGATCGTGCTGACCGGCATTCCCGACGTCGGACTGATCCCGCATTACGATGTCGACGGCGACGGTGTGCTCGACGGCTCGCCCGGCGAAGGCGGCGGGTGGAAGGGCTATTTCGAGGAATACCACTTCGCGCAGCGCGCCAGCGAGTATTCGGCCTATCTCGACCAGCTGATCCGGACCGAGGTCGTTCCCCAGCTCGAAGCGCTGGGTGCCACGGTCCATTACGTCCCGCTCGCCGATGTTACGGACGCCGATGGCAATGTCATCGAACAGGGAGCGCTGGAGGCAGTCTTGCCGACAATCGCTGCGCTCAACGGTCTCACGATCGACGAAATGAAGGCCGACTGGCTCGAATGTTCCGACCTCGTGTTCTTCGACACTGTCCACCCCAATGCGCAGGTCCACGCGCTGGTCGGCTCCTTTATCGCTGCCGAGATCGAGGGCAGCGAATGGGTCGAAGTCATGCCAATGCTCGAAGCCGAAGTGCGCGAGGCATTCAGCGGTTCGATTGCGGCCGCCGGCGAGACGGAAGCTTTCCTAGTCTCGCTCAAGAAGGGGGTGGAATACACGCTCAACGTACTGGGCATGAGCACGCTCGGCACGGACGGTAGCCTGGCCGACCCCACACTGGTGGTGACCACACTCAAGGGGTGGGCGGTGAATAGCTACATCGGCCAGTCGGGTGACGATGCCGGGCTCGGCTTCGATGGCAATTACGTTTTCGTCGCCCCCTACACGGGGCGCTTCTATCTCGTGGTGGGCGGGGAAGGTTCGCTGACCGGCGACTTCCAGCTTCGCATCGGGGTCGTCGATAGCGGAACGATAGCCGCCATCCCTTTCGGCAAGGAGGCTATATTTGCGGGCGCATTCGGAGAGGCAGCCACCTTTGCCGCATTCCCCGAGCCGGATCGCCCCGCTTTAGACGATCTTTCCTCCGCCCATCTGCAGGTCGTCTGA
- the uvrC gene encoding excinuclease ABC subunit UvrC — protein MSRSKAGSPHDPRGKERFNEERATKTVASAQPDLETGIATIRETVKTLKPRPGVYRMLDTRGDVLYVGKARSLKARVANYTQVKGLSNRLQRMVSQCRAMEIVVTNSEAEALLLEAQLIKRYRPPFNVLLRDDKSFPFILLRADHAFPRIQKHRGARRAKGNYYGPFASAGSVNKTLNALQKLFLLRSCTDSFFNNRDRPCLLYQIKRCSAPCVGRIDEAGYESLVNEAKDFLSGKSGAVQANIEKQMAKAAEDLDFETAAILRDRLRAATFIQGSQAINASGVGDADVFALAAKGGQIGVQAFFIRGGQNWGHKAFFPKNTGDLEQAEVLSDVLLQFYEEVPPPKTILVDRELAEQELIAEALAEKAGHAIAISIPQRGDRRKLMQQAQRNATEALERRLAESGTKAQRMRELAEFLELDEVPQRIEIYDNSHIQGDKALGAMVVASPEGFEKGQYRKFNIKQAKTNDDFGMMREVMARRFRKLAESERDEENGPKGKGHEAIWPDLLLIDGGKGQVSSVMAVLEDLGIAEQVPVIGIAKGPHHGREGREVFHFPDGREKTLPVNSQLLFYLQTLRDEVHRFAIGAHRAKRSRAITASPLDEIPGIGPARKRALLLHFGTAGKVRAAALDDLKRAPGISEGVAQQIYDFYHALS, from the coding sequence ATGTCGCGCAGCAAGGCCGGTTCCCCACACGACCCCAGAGGCAAGGAGCGTTTCAACGAGGAACGCGCCACCAAGACCGTGGCCAGCGCGCAGCCGGATCTCGAAACCGGCATCGCGACGATCCGCGAGACGGTGAAGACCCTTAAGCCGCGTCCCGGCGTCTATCGCATGCTCGATACGCGCGGTGACGTCCTCTACGTCGGCAAGGCGCGTAGCCTGAAGGCGCGCGTCGCCAATTACACGCAGGTGAAGGGGCTCTCGAACCGGCTCCAGCGCATGGTCAGCCAGTGCCGCGCGATGGAAATCGTGGTCACCAATTCGGAAGCCGAGGCGCTGCTGCTAGAGGCGCAGCTGATCAAGCGCTATCGCCCGCCGTTCAACGTGCTGCTGCGCGACGACAAGAGCTTTCCCTTCATCCTCCTGCGCGCCGATCACGCTTTCCCGCGCATCCAGAAGCATCGCGGGGCAAGGCGGGCCAAGGGCAATTACTATGGCCCCTTCGCCAGCGCCGGATCGGTCAACAAGACACTGAACGCGCTGCAGAAACTGTTCCTGCTCAGGTCTTGCACCGACAGCTTTTTCAACAATCGCGACCGGCCGTGCCTGCTCTACCAGATCAAGCGCTGTTCGGCCCCTTGCGTGGGAAGGATCGACGAGGCGGGTTACGAGAGCCTGGTGAACGAGGCCAAGGACTTCCTCTCGGGCAAGAGTGGCGCCGTGCAGGCCAATATCGAGAAGCAGATGGCCAAGGCGGCCGAGGATCTCGATTTCGAGACCGCCGCCATCCTGCGCGATCGGCTGCGTGCGGCGACCTTCATCCAGGGTTCGCAGGCCATCAACGCCAGCGGCGTGGGCGATGCCGATGTCTTCGCGCTGGCTGCCAAGGGCGGGCAGATCGGCGTACAGGCCTTCTTCATTCGCGGCGGGCAGAACTGGGGCCACAAGGCCTTCTTCCCGAAGAACACCGGCGACCTTGAACAGGCAGAGGTGCTTTCCGATGTGCTGCTTCAATTCTACGAAGAAGTCCCGCCGCCCAAGACGATCCTCGTCGACCGCGAACTGGCCGAGCAGGAACTGATCGCAGAGGCGCTGGCCGAAAAGGCGGGTCACGCGATTGCCATCTCGATCCCGCAGCGCGGCGACCGGCGCAAGCTCATGCAGCAGGCGCAGCGCAATGCTACCGAGGCGCTCGAACGGCGGCTGGCCGAAAGCGGCACCAAGGCCCAGCGCATGCGCGAACTGGCCGAATTCCTCGAACTGGACGAGGTGCCCCAGCGTATCGAAATCTACGACAACAGCCATATCCAGGGCGACAAGGCGCTGGGCGCAATGGTCGTCGCCTCGCCCGAGGGTTTCGAGAAGGGCCAGTACCGCAAGTTCAACATCAAGCAGGCCAAGACCAACGACGACTTCGGCATGATGCGCGAGGTCATGGCGCGCCGCTTCCGCAAGCTCGCCGAAAGCGAACGCGACGAGGAGAACGGACCCAAGGGGAAAGGCCACGAGGCTATCTGGCCCGACCTTCTCCTCATTGACGGCGGCAAGGGGCAGGTCTCCTCGGTGATGGCGGTGCTGGAGGACCTTGGCATTGCCGAGCAGGTTCCGGTCATCGGTATCGCCAAGGGCCCACACCATGGGCGGGAGGGGCGCGAGGTCTTCCACTTCCCTGACGGGCGCGAAAAGACGCTTCCGGTCAACTCACAGCTGCTTTTCTACCTCCAGACGCTGCGCGACGAAGTCCACCGTTTCGCCATCGGCGCGCACCGCGCCAAGCGCAGCCGTGCCATCACGGCATCGCCGCTCGATGAAATCCCGGGCATCGGGCCAGCGAGGAAACGCGCGCTGCTGCTCCATTTCGGCACTGCCGGAAAGGTCCGCGCTGCGGCGCTCGACGACCTGAAACGCGCGCCCGGTATCAGCGAGGGCGTGGCGCAGCAGATTTACGATTTTTATCATGCTCTGAGCTAG
- a CDS encoding APC family permease, with protein sequence MDGTTIAPPRTVGFWGTALFPVNGMIGAGIFAMPAILVAAVGDFAPWLMLAGGLLFAPLILVFAWLAARFDHSGGPVLYGEAAFGRFIGYQAGWMRYMSAIVTVAANTHVMVAYLGALFPVLNDPVMRVGAVATIIAILTAINLFGMKKSVGALGLMTILKLAPLGLLVVSALFAGTNDVAFALPEFSEIETVVLLLYYAFMGFETVVLPAGEMKRPKRDVPLALLTTLGAVTLLYMAIIWAFLAIGPGTGGEDNALAGAAEASMGQFGAFAIVFAAAFSIAGNNFQGGVTLPRMTYGMAERGMLPRWFARVSPRWQTPSNSIIFYGVAGIAFGLWEGFEALALAGTLTRLFTYLVSAAALPVIEQRDGALNPLHAVVAGLAFVSTGWVASHADAQAWITFFGLFALGTLFYFIAARQKPLEPEAA encoded by the coding sequence ATGGACGGAACAACAATCGCACCGCCGCGCACGGTCGGCTTCTGGGGTACGGCACTCTTTCCGGTAAACGGCATGATCGGGGCAGGCATCTTCGCCATGCCCGCCATCCTCGTGGCCGCGGTCGGCGATTTCGCGCCTTGGCTGATGCTGGCCGGTGGCCTCCTGTTTGCCCCGTTGATCCTCGTCTTTGCATGGCTTGCGGCGCGCTTCGACCATTCGGGCGGTCCCGTCCTTTACGGCGAGGCGGCCTTCGGTCGCTTCATCGGATACCAGGCGGGCTGGATGCGCTACATGAGCGCTATCGTGACCGTGGCGGCGAATACGCATGTGATGGTCGCCTATCTCGGGGCGTTGTTCCCCGTTCTCAACGATCCGGTCATGCGGGTGGGAGCGGTCGCGACGATCATCGCCATCCTCACGGCGATCAACCTGTTCGGGATGAAGAAATCGGTGGGCGCATTGGGTCTGATGACGATCCTCAAGCTGGCCCCGCTCGGCCTGCTTGTCGTTTCCGCTCTTTTCGCCGGCACGAACGATGTGGCCTTCGCCCTGCCAGAGTTCAGCGAGATCGAGACCGTGGTGCTGCTGCTCTATTATGCCTTCATGGGCTTCGAGACAGTCGTCCTGCCGGCAGGCGAGATGAAACGGCCCAAGCGCGATGTGCCGCTGGCGCTGCTCACCACGCTTGGCGCGGTGACCTTGCTCTACATGGCGATCATCTGGGCCTTCCTTGCCATCGGGCCCGGCACCGGAGGCGAGGACAATGCCCTTGCAGGAGCTGCCGAAGCCAGCATGGGGCAGTTCGGAGCATTCGCAATCGTCTTTGCCGCCGCCTTCAGCATCGCGGGCAACAACTTCCAGGGCGGCGTGACCTTGCCGCGCATGACCTATGGCATGGCCGAACGCGGCATGCTGCCCCGCTGGTTCGCACGCGTCAGTCCGCGGTGGCAAACGCCTTCGAACTCGATCATTTTCTATGGCGTAGCGGGGATTGCATTCGGCCTCTGGGAAGGCTTCGAGGCGCTGGCACTTGCCGGCACGCTGACGCGGCTCTTTACCTATCTCGTCAGCGCCGCTGCCCTGCCTGTGATCGAGCAACGCGACGGCGCGCTCAATCCGTTGCACGCGGTGGTCGCGGGCCTTGCATTCGTCAGCACCGGCTGGGTCGCGAGCCATGCGGATGCGCAGGCATGGATCACTTTCTTCGGCCTCTTCGCGCTCGGCACGCTGTTCTATTTCATCGCGGCCCGCCAGAAGCCGCTGGAGCCTGAAGCAGCCTGA
- a CDS encoding universal stress protein has product MKAILFNAHSDEGHSRRLDVVLDLVRAFDGHLTLLNAVPYEAAASADPYGAAFAAMVPVWREEARKLREETEKDLANEDVPWDWIDKAGPVSLALLQNSSLADLIVLGERDPTIRGKTPSFTAGELAVTAGCPVLVLPDECERLDFDKPALVAWDGSAEASHALRAAVPLLKRASSVCLVSVRTKKSRKKDTLDLPPIRGADYLSRYGIKSEVVEVDEGDEDTAHALRNAADVRDVGLVVMGAYGRTRISEWIFGGVTRAMLSDVGVPLLLRH; this is encoded by the coding sequence ATGAAAGCGATACTCTTCAACGCGCATTCCGACGAAGGCCATTCGCGACGTCTCGACGTGGTGCTGGACCTCGTTCGGGCATTCGACGGTCACCTGACCTTGCTCAATGCAGTTCCTTACGAGGCCGCTGCAAGCGCCGATCCCTATGGCGCGGCTTTCGCGGCGATGGTCCCCGTCTGGCGCGAGGAAGCGCGCAAGCTGCGCGAGGAGACCGAGAAGGACCTCGCCAACGAGGATGTGCCGTGGGACTGGATCGACAAAGCCGGACCGGTCTCGCTGGCCCTGTTGCAGAATTCGTCGCTGGCTGACCTGATTGTCCTGGGAGAGCGCGATCCGACCATTCGCGGGAAGACACCGTCCTTCACGGCCGGCGAACTGGCGGTCACGGCGGGGTGCCCCGTCCTTGTCCTGCCAGATGAGTGCGAGCGGCTCGATTTCGACAAGCCTGCGCTGGTTGCTTGGGATGGCTCGGCCGAGGCGAGCCATGCCCTGCGCGCGGCCGTGCCGCTCCTGAAGCGGGCAAGTTCGGTCTGTCTGGTTAGCGTACGCACGAAGAAATCGCGCAAGAAAGACACGCTGGACCTGCCTCCGATACGCGGGGCGGACTATCTCTCGCGCTATGGCATCAAGAGCGAAGTCGTCGAGGTCGACGAAGGCGATGAAGACACTGCGCATGCGCTCAGGAACGCAGCCGATGTGCGCGATGTCGGGCTGGTGGTGATGGGCGCCTACGGCCGGACACGCATATCCGAATGGATCTTCGGCGGCGTGACGCGCGCCATGCTCTCGGACGTCGGCGTGCCCTTGCTGCTCAGGCACTAG
- a CDS encoding esterase/lipase family protein: MTSAATQQSNARPPSRLLTLAEPGRAMGELASFYALRPLMGQLPKGDGHGVLVLPGFMASDYSTGPLRRLLCDLGYDCAGWNLGRNIKVDQARIDAMMDCVDELHDRSGRPISIVGWSLGGVFARELAKLAPEKVRLVISLGSPICDDRGHTNAARLFEYLNGKEPEIMRDGNFQALAEAPPVPTTSILTRTDGVVHWRGSVQRCGREDCENIEVLASHCGLGVNPAAVYAIADRLAQGEGSWKPFEVRGLASLFFPKRALH, translated from the coding sequence GTGACCAGTGCCGCCACGCAGCAATCCAACGCCCGCCCGCCGAGCCGACTGCTCACGCTGGCCGAACCCGGCCGTGCCATGGGAGAACTGGCCAGCTTCTACGCCCTGCGCCCGCTGATGGGCCAATTGCCCAAGGGCGACGGACATGGCGTGCTGGTCCTGCCCGGCTTCATGGCCTCCGACTATTCGACCGGCCCGCTACGCCGGCTGCTGTGCGATCTTGGCTATGACTGCGCCGGGTGGAACCTCGGACGCAACATCAAGGTCGATCAGGCCCGTATCGATGCGATGATGGATTGCGTGGATGAGCTGCATGACCGCAGCGGCCGCCCGATCAGCATCGTCGGCTGGAGCCTCGGCGGGGTGTTCGCCCGGGAACTGGCCAAGCTCGCTCCTGAAAAAGTACGCCTCGTGATCAGCCTCGGCAGCCCGATCTGCGATGATCGCGGCCATACAAACGCCGCCCGCCTGTTCGAGTATCTCAACGGCAAGGAGCCGGAGATCATGAGGGACGGAAATTTCCAGGCGCTCGCCGAAGCACCGCCGGTGCCAACGACTTCGATCCTGACACGGACTGACGGCGTGGTTCACTGGCGAGGTTCGGTCCAGCGCTGCGGCCGCGAGGATTGCGAGAATATCGAAGTTCTCGCCAGCCATTGCGGGCTCGGGGTCAATCCGGCGGCGGTCTACGCCATTGCGGACCGCCTTGCGCAGGGTGAAGGCAGCTGGAAACCTTTCGAGGTCCGCGGCCTCGCCAGCCTGTTCTTCCCCAAGCGCGCGCTGCACTAA